Proteins encoded in a region of the Paenibacillus pedocola genome:
- a CDS encoding ABC transporter substrate-binding protein, giving the protein MTKAYWTLQTMLLLLFLLLLSAGCENRSSRQEPSATPAADNEQSSLSGNILMLTNRIDLIENGTMQGYADQFIKKYPKASVEFEGLSNYATDILVRLSTKDAGDVLLLPVNLPAKELSYFFEPLSAEMSAHERFTTFATYAGKRYGLSTGTTTSGIVYNKKAFKQAGITEIPQTLDDFYAICAKLKQAGIIPLYMNYGAVWPLREWGNNMVNYMTGNPDYMNNMVHENSPWQLDNEWGQSVGIARALIARGYVEEELFSNSWEISKTKLAKGEAGMYLTGNWTISQILDAGAAPEDIGFFPFPYDNGASHYAPLNPDWFIGVSKFSKNKELSMAWVNFLVKETSYTSEGFLPADDHAEPSMEQYREFLSYHPQLVEATVQTDAFIDMANRSKLSFASGDYIQELIAAPDLQKAFDELNEKWLEARGGQLPSSQP; this is encoded by the coding sequence ATGACAAAAGCATACTGGACACTGCAAACGATGCTTCTGCTCCTGTTTCTGCTCCTGCTGTCTGCGGGCTGTGAGAACCGGAGCAGCAGGCAGGAGCCTTCGGCAACGCCGGCTGCGGATAATGAACAGAGTAGTCTGTCAGGTAATATCCTTATGCTGACCAACCGGATCGATCTTATTGAGAACGGCACGATGCAAGGATACGCGGACCAGTTTATAAAGAAGTATCCGAAGGCCAGTGTTGAATTCGAGGGTTTATCCAATTATGCCACCGACATTCTGGTGCGTCTCTCTACCAAGGATGCCGGTGATGTGCTGCTGCTGCCGGTCAATCTGCCTGCGAAGGAACTGAGTTATTTTTTTGAGCCGCTGAGTGCAGAAATGTCTGCCCATGAGCGGTTCACTACCTTCGCTACTTATGCCGGCAAAAGATATGGCTTATCTACAGGGACAACCACCAGCGGGATCGTTTACAATAAGAAGGCGTTTAAACAGGCGGGGATCACCGAGATCCCTCAGACGCTGGATGATTTCTACGCCATCTGCGCCAAGCTGAAGCAGGCGGGTATTATACCGCTGTATATGAATTATGGTGCGGTCTGGCCGCTGCGGGAATGGGGCAACAATATGGTCAACTATATGACCGGCAATCCCGATTATATGAATAACATGGTTCATGAGAACAGCCCCTGGCAGCTGGATAATGAGTGGGGGCAGTCGGTGGGGATTGCCAGAGCCCTGATTGCCAGAGGCTACGTGGAGGAAGAGCTGTTCTCCAACAGCTGGGAGATCTCCAAAACCAAGCTGGCGAAAGGTGAGGCGGGTATGTACCTGACCGGAAACTGGACGATCAGCCAGATTCTGGACGCCGGAGCTGCTCCGGAGGATATCGGTTTTTTCCCGTTTCCTTATGATAATGGGGCCTCGCACTATGCGCCTCTTAACCCTGACTGGTTCATTGGAGTCAGCAAATTCAGCAAAAACAAAGAATTATCGATGGCCTGGGTGAATTTCCTGGTTAAAGAAACCTCCTATACCTCAGAGGGATTCCTTCCGGCAGATGATCATGCAGAGCCTTCGATGGAACAGTACCGTGAATTCCTTTCCTATCATCCGCAGCTGGTTGAAGCCACTGTGCAGACGGATGCTTTTATAGATATGGCCAACCGCTCGAAACTGTCGTTTGCCTCAGGGGACTATATCCAGGAGCTGATTGCCGCACCTGATTTACAGAAGGCTTTTGATGAGTTAAATGAGAAATGGTTAGAAGCCCGGGGAGGGCAGCTGCCCTCTTCGCAGCCTTAA
- a CDS encoding DUF6547 family protein — MKDQPLELYKAFVDDLVERSPGPYVRWIMEKGWPETEENARVNKVLQELTVEQKEVFVLIAQSSRDGGIHDVLVYLSEQINLNGMDISFGGVALAKEPFGTELYCDWVYRREGDDWPDPE; from the coding sequence ATGAAGGATCAGCCGCTAGAATTGTATAAAGCCTTTGTCGATGACTTGGTAGAGCGGTCACCAGGTCCGTATGTCCGCTGGATTATGGAGAAGGGCTGGCCTGAAACTGAGGAAAATGCACGTGTTAATAAGGTGCTGCAGGAATTAACCGTGGAGCAAAAAGAAGTGTTTGTCCTGATTGCTCAATCCTCGCGCGATGGCGGTATACATGATGTCCTTGTCTATTTATCGGAACAAATCAATCTGAATGGAATGGACATCTCCTTCGGCGGCGTAGCGTTGGCTAAGGAACCCTTTGGTACAGAACTGTATTGTGACTGGGTATACCGCCGTGAAGGAGATGACTGGCCAGATCCCGAGTAG
- a CDS encoding LacI family DNA-binding transcriptional regulator encodes MAKKVTMQKIADHLGVSKFVVSKSLSGKGGVNETTRERVIQAASQLGYFTQKNAYMQNMKRSSQAAGGDRNKQSVLVLMPNIRSQTQDSLYWGKIVDGIALALDQEGLGMVIVSEHRADNFVNILNPNGLLGLVGVGQISTSLLLEVHRIGLPMVLIDHEDPLIPSDTVFANNIDSMARLSNHLLGIGHTQQHLIAPIRYSRSFRDRWIGFRSALEENGMKPPAGDDEMLMLEDMDSVVFHEEFKQWLLKRKKAKNLPTALLCGNDFTALTVCEVLREEGLNVPADVSVTGFDNIEDATRCVPPLTTVHVPKEAMGRAAVEKLLNRIHNPSAPLEKILIAADIVHRDSVAGPRS; translated from the coding sequence ATGGCTAAAAAAGTTACGATGCAGAAAATTGCCGATCATCTGGGCGTATCCAAGTTTGTCGTTTCCAAGTCTCTTTCCGGCAAGGGCGGTGTCAACGAAACAACGAGAGAGCGGGTAATCCAGGCCGCTTCGCAGCTGGGCTATTTCACCCAAAAAAATGCATACATGCAAAATATGAAGCGTTCCTCCCAGGCCGCAGGAGGGGACCGGAACAAGCAATCGGTACTGGTGCTGATGCCTAATATCCGCTCACAAACGCAGGACTCCTTATATTGGGGGAAAATTGTTGACGGGATTGCGCTTGCCCTTGATCAGGAAGGCCTTGGTATGGTTATTGTCTCTGAACACCGTGCCGATAATTTCGTGAATATCCTCAATCCGAACGGCCTGCTTGGCCTGGTAGGGGTGGGTCAGATCTCTACCTCACTGCTGCTGGAGGTGCACCGGATCGGCCTGCCGATGGTGCTGATTGACCATGAAGACCCGTTAATTCCGAGCGATACGGTGTTTGCGAACAATATTGATTCGATGGCCCGGCTAAGCAATCATCTGCTGGGTATAGGCCATACGCAGCAGCATTTAATCGCCCCGATCCGCTATTCCCGCAGCTTCAGGGACCGCTGGATCGGCTTCCGCAGCGCGCTTGAAGAGAATGGTATGAAGCCTCCCGCCGGTGACGATGAGATGCTAATGCTGGAGGATATGGATTCCGTAGTATTTCATGAAGAGTTCAAGCAGTGGCTGCTCAAACGGAAAAAAGCCAAAAACCTGCCGACCGCGCTGCTATGCGGAAATGATTTTACCGCCCTTACGGTTTGTGAGGTGCTGAGGGAGGAAGGCTTGAATGTACCGGCTGATGTCTCCGTGACGGGTTTTGACAATATTGAAGATGCAACCAGGTGTGTACCGCCGCTTACGACTGTACATGTCCCCAAAGAAGCAATGGGCCGGGCCGCAGTAGAGAAGCTGCTGAACCGTATCCACAACCCGTCTGCGCCGCTGGAAAAAATCTTGATCGCAGCCGATATTGTCCATCGGGATTCCGTGGCCGGGCCGCGGAGCTGA